CCAAGTTGTAGTTCTTGATCCTGCATGGAAGCATAGAATAGCCTTTTAAACCTTCTTGGCAATTGGATATAAAGGTCGAACAAATACTCAGATAGTTTATCCATATCCATACACATTAATTATATGGTCTTAGTGTGCTAAAAATGTTTTTTTTCTAGAGTATAACTACGCTTTCATCAAAGGACTTACGAGCGGGAGAGGGCGGTATTTCTGCGGGGTATCCCAGTGGTACCACAGCTACCGGGAGAAATCGTTTAGGTATCTTCAAAGCCTTCTGAAGTTCTTGTTCGCTGAAATTTCCCACCCAGCAGCTACCCAACCCCTCAGACCATGCTGCCAGCAAGAGGTTCTCCACGGCAGCGCTCACATCACATATGCCGTAAAGGGTGGTTCCACGTTTCCCATAAAGAGCTCGCATGGCTTCAACATCCGTGCAAGCTACAACTATTACTGGCGCTAACTCCACGTGATCTTGATCAAAGCAAGCAGAAGCGACAGCCTTCTTAAGCTCTGGGTTTTTAACCAAATAAAACATTCTTGCCTGCGTATTACCAGCGGAAGGTGCCCACAGTGCTGCTTCCAATATACGTTTTAGTACTGCATCATCCACCGAATCTGGTTTAAAGTTCCTTACGCTCCTACGCTGTTTGATTAAGTCATAAATGTTTTCCATATAGTTTTCCATATAAATGAATTCTATCACGATCCGCCGTATAGTAGTGCTTTGCTTTGGTTATCTATAAGTATAGGGAGGTGAATTCGTTGATAAACGAAAATAGCAGTAAGAAGAAAGTAGTTATTGTGATCTCTTCTGGTGATAAGCAGGTGATCATGCCTGCCTTGAACATGGCACTAAAATCCAAGAGAGACAACCTTTACGAAGACGTGAAAGTGCAGTTTTTTGGCATTAGTCAAAAGATTGCAGCTGAAGATCCTGATGTGCAAGAGCTTATCAGTGAATTGGTTAAGGCGGGCATTAGTCCCATGGCATGTCGCCACATCAGTGACAAATTTGAGGTTACAGTAAAACTTGATAATTTGGGTTTCGACAACGTGCAAATCCCCATAGAAATTGCAAAGCTGGTTAACGAAGGCTACATTCCTATGGTGTTTTAAGGGCAGGGTGATACGAACATGAATTTTGAAGAACTTTCACAGCTTATCAAGAGTAGGCGATCTGTAAGGAATTGGCAGGATAAGGATGTGCCTGACGAAGTGTTGAAACAAGCGCTGGAATTGGCAACCTATGCTCCCAGTGGTATGAACTACCAAGGCTGGAAATTCGTAGTAGTAAAGAACAAGGACATGATAAACGCCATCGCCGATGCTGTAAGAAGCAGGGCTCAGAAGGTAGCAAGCTGGGAGGAAACTGCTCGCCACATGGAGAATCCACAAGCCATGGTAGAGCGTGCTGGCTTCTTTAGAAAAGCTCCCGTGCTCATCGCAGTCTATTCCCAGATTTATCCCTCTAGCAGGGACCAAATCTACCTAGAACGTATGGCGCATGATGAAGAAGCCGCCTTGATGAAATCTTGGCTTGATTTGGCAAATCCAAGCATACAATCTGTTGCTTCAGGCATTGCATACCTCTTGTTGGCTCTCCTTGCACAGGGGCTGGGCAGTGTGTGGATGACAGGTCCCATGCAAGCTAAAGGTGACATCGAACAGCTATTGGGAAAGCCTGAAGGATTCGATTTGGTGGCACTTATCGCTACTGGTTATCATGATGAAACACCTCGCCCAAAAACCATGAAATCATTTGATGAAGTGGTGCAATTTGTTGAATAAAATTCATTACGTGTACGATTCCATAATTCAATCGAAAACGTATTAAACTTTAACTTATGCGAGTGAAAATTGTAGGCCACATGGCTGAAGTTCTGTCAGTGCCGCCTGAAGGTCTTGAGGTTCTGTTGGATGCGCCCATAACATTAGGTGAGCTGGTCAAACGTCTTTGGAATGTGCCTTTTAGTTTGTTCATGGGGGCAAAGGTGGGTGATCTAAAGGTTTCAGAAGAATATGTAGTTACTGGCCACGAGGAAGAGATTGTTTTGCTATCAAATGGTGGGTGATAACCATGAAAGCTACAGTCATATTTGATACTTGTAGAGAAGGCAGTTTGAACATGGCGCTGGACAGCCTGCTTCTGCAACAGCTGCGAGAAGAGGAGCAGGTGTTCCTAAGATTCTACACTTGGTGTCCAGCCACTGTGTCCATTGGTTTATTCCAAAAGTGGCAGCAGCAACAACAACATTCTCCTTACCCCGTGGTTCGGCGTCCTACCGGTGGAAAAGCTGTTCTTCATTTGCTCGATGTGAGTTACTCATTTGTTGGACCTCTTAGCGGTTTTGGAAACAGTGTTTTGGAAACCTATTTTCTTGTGTCTCAGGGGCTTATCAAGGGTCTTGAGCTTTTAGGAATACCTGCCGAGTTTCTGCCAGCACCTTTGCCTACCAAGGAGGATCCATCAAGCTGTTTTGTTCATCTGTCAGGCCATGAAGTTGGCGTAGCAGGGAAGAAGCTTATCGGGTCAGCTCAAGCAAGAAAACCATGGGGCTTTTTACAGCATGGATCCATCATGGTTGAACCCATATACCATGAGATGGCTGAGCTGTTTTCCATTGAGGAATCTGAGATAAGAGCCCACGCTATTGCCCTTCGGGAGCTACTTCCCGATATAACCATAGGCGTACTTGAAAATGCTCTGCGTGAAGGTTTTGAGGATGCTCTGGATTTGCACTTTACCCAGGCTGAGTTTTCCTCGAAGGAACTTTCGCAGGCTGCCTCATTTAGCGGGAAATACGCTGTATGCAGTTAGAAGCTAAAAGCATAATCGATCTAACGCAAACCATTTCCGAAAATCTACAGGTATATCCGGGCGATCCACCAGTTGAGGTGCATACTGTGTCCACGCTTGAAGACGGTTTTGTTTTGGAGCGAGTCTGCATGTCCTCCCATGGAGGTACTCACTTGGATGCTCCTTGGCACGTTCTTAAGGGGGGTGCTGACGTAAGCTCTATTGCCTTAGAACGGCTCATATTGCCCTGTGTGTATGTGGACATGTCCGCCTTGTCAAAGAAGGAAGACCGCCTAGCCAAGCTAACGGGACGTTTTACGGACTTAAAAGATAAAGCATTACTTCTGAGCACTAATGAGAAGCTATCTGCGAATATTACACCCGAAGAAGTGGAAGTGCTCATAACTGGCGGTGTAAAACTGCTGGGTGTAGATGCAATGAGCGTGGAGCACAGTGATGATTTGGTGGTTCACAGACAACTTCTTTCTTCTGGGGTGCTCATTGTGGAGGGGTTGGCTAACCTTCACATGCTAAATGAAAAACAGGAGTATTTTTTGGTAGTTGCCCCACTGAAGCTGGAAGGCTGTAGTGGGGCTCCGGTCAGGGCTTTTGCGATTACACTATGAAGTTTCCACCCCTGCTTTTTGGAACAGTTGTGGAACGTCAAAAGCGTTTCAAACTGCTTGTTGATTTTGACGACCATTTGGACTGGGCTTATCTGCCTAATCCGGGGCGGCTACGTGAACTCATTTACCCGGGAGCTCCTGTGTGGTTAAAGCCTGTGCACTCTGCAAAACGCAAACTGGCCTATGAGGCTGTTCTTGGCTATGATTCTGTCCTGGTTTGTTTGTATGCCGCTTTGGCAAACAAATTGTTTCTGGAAAGTCTTGATCTGCTCGGTTTAGGCGGCAATGTTCAGGTGCTCAAAGAGGTTAGTTTAGGGCATTCACGTTTAGATTTTTCTGTTGACGGACGTTTGGTGGAGGTAAAGTCTGTAACGTTAGTCCAAGATGGATTGGGCTTGTTCCCTGACGCTCCCACAAAACGTGGAACTAAACATCTTTACGAGCTTGCTGATAAAGGTGAAGGCTTGGTGGTCTTTGTGGTGCAGCGGTGTGATGCAGAAGCTGTCACATTTCACAGTGCCATGGACGAGGATTTTGCAAGTGCCATGAAATGGGCAAAGAAGAAAGGTGTAAGTTTTAAAGCTGTGAACTGCATAGTAACAAAGGAGGAGATAAGGCCGTGGCGCGAAATTCCAGTGCTCTTCCCGCAAGATTAGAAATAGCTAACTCATTAGAAGAGCTTGTAAGTCTTGTCAAGGACGAAGCTAAAGACCTTGTTTCTCAGCGAATTGCACAGTTCAAAAACTTCCCACGCCATGATGTGAGTAATTTGTTTTCCGAGCTCAGCTTTTGTGTGCTCACTGCGAACTGGAGCGCTCAAGGTGGAATGCGTGCTCAGGAGCTCATAGGTGAGGGTTTTCTAACCATGCCTCCTGAGGATCTTGAGGATGCTTTACGTAGTGTGGGTCACCGCTTCGCTTACCAACGTGCTCGTTTCATTCTGGAAAACCGTCAGCGAGCTCATTTACTTCCTTTAATCGTAAACGGCAATCTGCCTTCACCAGAGGCTCGCAGCATGTTGGTCAAAAACTTTAAAGGCATCGGCTGGAAAGAAGCTAGTCACTTCTTAAGAAACGTGGGGTTACTGGACGTGGCAATCCTCGACAAGCACATCCTCAGGCTCATGCACCACTACAAGCTTATCGAGGATATGCCCAAAGGCTGGACCAGGGCTCGCTATGAAGCGCATGAACAATTACTTATTCCCATTGTGCAGAAGCTTCACATGGATTTAGGCGAAATGGATCTTTACCTGTGGTACGCTGTCAAGAACACTGTAGATAAGTGATCTTTCACAAAAGTCACAAAGGTCACAAAGGTTACGTGCTGTTTTTTTTGTGTTCATTCAACTAAGAACTGCTGATACTGGTCACCTGCTATCTGGAACAGCGGGCAAAAGGGACGCTTTAGCACGGATTTTGTAATTTCCAGCACAAAGAGGGTGTGATCACCTGTTTCAAAATAACCTTTTCTAGTTGCTTCCAAGTAAGCTGGTATGCCTTCAATGTAGGCGCTACCATTCTCCGCAAGTACCTTATTGACGTGGAACTGTTCAAACTTATCCACGTTCTTTCCTGAGCATTTTCCCGTATTTTCAACCAGCTCCTCGAAGGACTTATCTACTAAGTTTATGGTGGCAAAAGGGAAATCCATGAGCATGCTGTGACTAAAACGCTTAGGCGAAATAGCCAGTCCAACCAAAAACGGGTTCCTTGAGAGGATGGTATGCCACCCTAAGGGCATCATGTTTGCTCTTTCAAAACTACCAACCACCAGTATGATTACTTGGCGCGGATGCAGCAGATGATAATCCTCACGTGTGGTTAAGAACTCTTTCATGTACACCAAAACCTCCTTTTTTGGACAATGGGGCGCTGTTTAAATTATAATTAACTTATGCAGCTTCTTACCATCAATTAAAGGAGGTTTTTTCATGCAAAATGACTTCAAATACTGGGAGAAGATGAAGGACATCTCTTTCGAACTCATGGATATCATGCTGAATTACAGGCAGAGTGGTCATCCAGGCGGAAGTCACTCCAAGACTCAAATGCTTTTAGCTCTCATGTTCGGTGGCAAGATGCGGTACGACATACGTCGTCCGGAGTACCGTTTTAGCGACCGTTTCATTTTGGCAGCGGGGCATACCATCCCAATGGTGGATGCTGTGCTTGCCATGATCGGAGATGCTTTCCGCTTGCGTTTCACAGATACGGGTGATCAACGGTTTTTCATCGCTCCCGAAAAGATTGTATTGCCAGAAGATTTGCTACATTTTAGGCACCGCGGTGGCTTGCCAGGTCACGCTGAATTTGGTGGCAAGACCATGTTCCTCAAGTTCAACACGGGCCCATCGGCTCACGGTTTACCAGCCTCCGTGGGAGAAGCACTAGCTTTGAAAAAAGCTGGTTTATCGGAGTTCAAAGTTTTTGCCATTGAAGGTGAAGGAGCCTTAACAGCAGGCGGATCACATGAAGCTAAGAATGGTGCATGGGGCTATGGTCTTGGCAACCTTTACTGGCTGGTGGACTGGAACGATTTTGGCATTGATGATAGAAGAACATCTTCAGTGGTCTTTGGTGGGCCTGATGAATGGTTTGCTTCTCATGGTTGGAGAGTATTCGGTACCTTAGAAGGCCACGACTGGAACAACATATGGAAGGTCTTTGTGGACGCCTTGGATCATCCTGATGAATTACTTCCCACAGCCATGTACTTCAAGACCAGAAAAGGCTATGGTTACGGTGTCTATGACAATAAATCCCATGGCACGCCCATAAAGAAGAATGCTCCTTTGTTCTGGGAAATACGTAAAGGATTCATGGAAAAATATGGTGTGGAGTACGACGGTTTTGGCAAACCCGCTCCCGAAGATAGGGAAGAAGAGCTGAAGCAATTCAAGAATAATATCGACATTGCCTTAAGTGTGCTGCGTAACGACCGTGAACTGGTGGAATACATCACCGATAGGCTTACTGAAATTGGTGAAAGCCTACCTAAGGCTGTTCCCACGTTCAAGCTGGATGTGAACCCATACAAAGATCCTGACATTTATGACTACACCAAGTACCCTGAGGAAATGTTTGCGAAGCCTGGTGAAAAGGTGCCTAACCGTGCAGCTTTGATAAAGTGGGGCAGCTATGTGAACGCTGCCATCGGTCGTAAGTACAACAGGCCCTTGATCATAGCTACCTCGGCTGACCTAACTGAATCCACTAACTTGCACGGCTTCGGTCAAGGTTGGGGCGACAACCCAGGTTGGGGTTGGTATGACCGTTCCACCAACATTGATGGTGCCATACTTCCTTCTGAAATAACGGAGTTCATGAACTCAGGCTTAGCTGCCGGTATGGTAACTGTGAACATGGCTGAGAACCCCTACGAAGAATTCAACGGCTACTGGGTTATCATGTCCACCTACGGCTCTTTTGCTTACCTTAAATACGGTCCCATGAGACTTCTCAGCCAACTGGCTCAGGATTGCCCACTTAAGGTGGGAAAGGTCATTTGGGTCCTTGGTCACTCTGGTCCTGAGACTGCTGAAGACTCGCGTACGCACTTTGGTGTGTTCGCTCCAGGTGTTTCTCAGCTGTTCCCCAAGGGAAAGATAATCAACCTTTATCCTTGGGAGCACAACGAAGTGCCAGTAGTTCTGGGCGAAGCGCTTAGTAAGGATGTTCCCATCGTTGCTTTGCACCTAACTAGGCCGCCCATAACCATACCTGACAGAAAGGCACTGGGCATTGCTCACTATTTTGAGGCTGCGAAGGGAGCTTATCTCATTAACGATTTTGATCCAGCTCGTCCTAAGCAGGGCACAGTTATTGTCAGGGGAACAAGTACCACTGCTAACCTCGTAAGCATACTGCCTGAAATAAGAAAAGCTTTCAATGTGAAAATCATTGCGGCCATAAGCAGAGAACTCTTTGACATGCAACCTGAACATTACCGCATGCAGATTTTGCCGCCCACTGATTGGGCTGATTCCATGGTCATTACCAACGAGGCTCTCTCATTAATGCAGCCGTGGTTGTTCTCCAAGCTGAATGAGGAGTATTCTCTATCCAGTGACTGGGACAACAATTGGAGAACTGGTGGCACCGTGGAAGAAGTCATCGAGGAAGCGCACCTTGATCCTCAGTCCATATTCCATGGCATCGAGCGCTTTGTTAATGACCGTGAAAAGAGGTTGGCTCGCCTAAAAGAGCTGGGATGGTGAAGCATTAAATGATAGATTTTCAGCCCACCGACGGGCTCATTGTAGTTGATATTCAAAGGGATTTTTGTCCTGGGGGCACCTTGGCGGTGCCCCAGGGAGATGAAATAATAGATGTGGTAAACAGGATCATTAAGAAAGCAGAAGAAGCTGGTTCAGTAATCGTTTACACCAGAGATTGGCATCCAGAAAATCATCTTTCATTCAAAGCATATGGTGGTATTTGGCCACCTCACTGTGTGCAGTGGACACCAGGTGCTGAATTTCACCCCCAACTTTATCTTTCTGAAAAGGGCATCATTTTAGACAAAGGCACGCATCCGGAGTTTGAAGCATATAGTGGTTTTCAAGGTACGGGTCTGCATCAAATTTTTAAAGATCGTGGCGTAAACAGGGTTTTCGTTGTGGGTCTTGCTACTGACTACTGTGTAAAAGAAACGGCTGTTGACGCGCTTCGCTACAGGTATGAAACCTTTGTTGTGGCTGACGCAGTAAAAGGTGTAAATGTTAATCCTGATGATTCCCAGAAAGCGCTGCAGCACATCGAGGACATGGGCGGTAAGGTCATACTTTCTCAGGAGTTGCTTCCGTGAGATTCATAGAGAGTCCAAAGAATCCAAAAATAAAGGAAATCAAAAAACTGCTAAGTAGTAAGAAAGCACGTGATGAAAAGGGTCAGTTTGTTCTGGAGGGTCCGAAAGCCATTGAAGCTTACGTTCAGTCAGGTGGAAAGGTGTTAGAACTCCTTTACAGTAAAGATGCCAAAGACTTACCTAAAGTGAACGCCGTAGTTACTCAGTGCGCTCCAGGGGTTATGGAAGCTGTAAGCGATGTAGCAGGAGATCAGGGTGTCATAGCCATTGCTCAGAAAAGGGATTGGACACCCCAGCAGGTCCTAAAGCGTAAGCGTATTGTGGTTTTGGAACAGCTTCAAGATCCAGGTAACTTGGGCACCATACTTCGAACGGCAGCGGCCTTTGATTACGGGGTAATACTAACTACTGGGAGCGCTGACGTTTACAATCCCAAGGTTGTGCGTGCTTTGGCAGGCAATTTCCTAGCTCCTTTTGTCTATGTCACTGGCGGTGAAGCCCTGGAACTTTGCAAAAACCTGTTTGTTGTCACTACTTACAAATCTTCAGAAAAGCCGGATTTCAAGTGGCGGCAACCCTTTGCCATTGTTTTGGGCAATGAGGGGCAAGGGCTTACTGAATCCTGGAGACGTATTGCAAAAGCCAACGCCTGGATACCTTCAAAAGTAGAGTCTCTCAATGTATCAGTTACTAGTGCCATACTGATGTGGGAGGGGACGAAAATTGGAACTGCAAAAAGCAGTGGAGATCTTATCTGAGACCCACAAGAACGATTTGCATTTTGACCTGGAATTTGATAGCCCTTATGAGCTTCTCATAGCTGCTCTGCTGGCTGCTCAGGCTAGCGATGAATCGGTTAACGAAATCACCAAAGGGTTCTTCCCCAAGTTTCCATCTGCGCAAGCTGTAGCCGAAGCTGACGTGGAAACGCTGGAAAAGGCCATTTATCCGGTGAATTTTTACAAGACCAAAGCCAAGCGACTCAAAGAGTGTTGTCAAGCGTTGGTTGAGAAGTTTCATGGTGAGGTACCAAACAACGTTGAGGATTTGACAGAACTTCCGGGTGTGGGTAAAAAGACTGCGTCCATGGTTGTACTAGGCGCTTTTGGGCAGCCTGCGGTGGTTGTGGACCGTCATGTGCTCAGAGTACTAAATCGACTTGGTTTTAGTTTCAAAGACGCCGATGTGGCTGAAGAAGAAATCAGAAAAATGCTCGCACCAGAGTACTGGGGTAAGCTTTCCTATTCTTTCATGAGGCATGGTAAAACTATTTGTCTGGCAAGAAAGCCGCTGTGTGACAAATGCCCCTTAAAGGATTGTTGTCCCAGCAGTAATGCAGGCAGCAATGGTAACCAAAAGGATAGCTTTTGACAATGGCTCCACTTGATTGGATCACTGCCGCAATAATAGTTTACTTTGCTGTCTCTGGCCTTCTCAGTGGCGCAGGTGCACTGGCAACTACGTTAAGTGTGTTTCTCACTGTGGCATCGCGTAGCTTTATAACTACACAGCTTACGCACTGGGTTTTTCAGCTCATCTCCAGTCTGGGCGCAGATCCTTCTTATGGTCAGCCTCTATCATTAGTTCTTTCATTTCTCCTGTTTTTTACCCTGGCTCGTCTAGTTTTAAGAGCCTTACTTGGCGTTATCTTGCCTCGGGCAGGCATTGGCAGAGTTATTTACGCTGTGGGTAGTGTGATTGTTAACGGCTATGCTTACCTTTACTTGCTTAATGCTCTTCTGAGAAGCTCATGGCAGAGTTACATCTGGCTCATGCCATATTTCCAAGGAACTCACACTTTTAGGCTACTTGAGACAATTTTCGGCACTGTGACAGCTGTGTGAAACTTTTTGCCTCCGTGTGCGTCTACTTGACGGAGGTGATACAAAATGAAAAAGTTCTACAGCAGTCCACTGCTGGCATTGGCAGTGGTAGCGGCAGTTTTACTAGGTGCTTGGCTATTACCTGTAGGAGCGGCCAGCACGGATTCACAGGAAACACCCACCATTTCAGTAAATGGTATTGCAAAAGTGGAAGTTGTTCCTGACATGGCTGTGGTGAATTTTGTAGTAGAAGCAACGCAGCAGACAGCTTCACTGGCCATGGCTGAGGTAACCAAAGGAGCCAACGCCGTAGTGGAGGCAGTAAAAGATATCGTGAAGGACGAAAAGAACATAAAAACTAGTAATGTGAGCGTTTACCCTTGGTACGACTACACCGAAAAAGGTACCGAGCTTTTGGGATACAGGGCAGTTGTGCAGATTTCTGTTAAGTCCTCCGTAGAAGACCTACCTTCAATCATTGATGAAGCATTTACTGCAGGCGCTACTGGAATGAGTGGCATTGCATACGAGTACTCGAAGACCGCCTCTGTTATGGACCAGCTTATTAAGGATGCCATGGCTGATGCTCGTCACAAAGCTGAAGTGGCTTTGTCTGCTGAGCATGCCACACCGGGTAAATTGGCCAGCGTACAGGTTTTGGAAAGCTCTACACCAATTTGGCGAAGCGAGGCTTCATACTCCAAGGATGCACAAACAATGGCACAGGACATCAACATCATGCCTGGTGTTCAAGAAGTAAGCGTCAGTGTATCTGTTTCTTACGTCATTAATCAATAATAGGGCACTAAAAGTACTGTGCTGTAAGGACGTTTAGGAAGTCACTTGCGGGGGAAGAGGGCGCATGAAAATCTACATGTGCCCTCTTTTGTTTTACAATGCTTTTATATGGAGAATGGTATTATTGACTACTTTGGTGAGCTTTACTACAAATGCTTTGCAACTAAACTGGAGCAGCGCTCCGAGCAGGAGGCACGTCTTGCGCTGAAGCTACTTGATTCGCCTCGCAGCATTTTGGACGTGGGTTGCGGCTGGGGACGTCACTTGCAGTACTTTCTTCGCTGGGGATTGGATGCCTGGGGGGTGGAACCGAACCCGTTTTTTGTGCAGATTTTCAAAGAACGTAATCCTTTGTGGTCAAATCGTATCATACATAACAAACTGCAAAATCTCAATGTGTTCAAGCAGTTTTCAGCTGTGGTGAGCTTGTGGACCAGTATTGGCTGGGATCAAAGTGATCAGGAAGAACAAGAGCTGTTCAGAAAACTATCAGAATTCCTTTCGCCTGGAGGTTTACTCTTGCTGGATGTAGATAACCTTAAAGGCTGGCAAGCACGCTTTTGCAGAAAGTGGTGGGAAAGAGTTGATGGTGGTTATGTTCTTGACCAGCATGCACTTAAAGGTAGCAAACTTACCACAACACGGCAATTTCTTCTAGATGCAGGGAGCACCTACAAGGTAACCAGGCAGCTAAAACTTTATACTTTAGAAGATTTGCAGGCTTTGGCAGAACCTTATCAGCTTTTCCTCAGAGCCACTTACCGCGACTTAAGTGGTAACCCTTTTTACCCTGAAGCCCCGAGGATTGTCGCTGTGTTTGAGAAAATTACCGCAGCGTAACCTCACCCCAACCTAACGTTACCAGTTTGCCTTCCATGTTCAGGATCAAACTTCCATCTTCTTCAATGTCCACAGCGGTTCCTTCCCAAACTTGATCGTTGCTTCGTACCCGCAATTTCTTTCCCATGGATTTGAATTTGTCTTTGAACGTGGCAAGGATTTCCGAAAAATCAACGATTTGCTCGTACACCTGCTCCATGCGGTAGATAAGGTACATGAGTGGTTGCTCTACTGGTAAAGCCTGTCCGAACGCGTGTTTTATAGAAGTTGCCTCAGTATCGTCGGGAAACTCATCTTGATTAACATTGAGACCAACACCCACCACCACTCCTACAAGTCCATCCTGCCAAATGCCTTCAGGCAGAATGCCTGCCACCTTCTTACCTTCAATTAGTACGTCATTGGGCCACTTGGTTTCCCATGGCACAGGGAGTAAATCCAAATACTCTCCCACAAAAACGGCAGTAGCAAGCCCAAGCAAAGGTGGATTACTGTAGGTACTACCCGGCAAAGCGAAGCTTACCAACAGACTTTTCCCTGGCTCGTCCTCCCACACTCGACCCAAACGACCTTTGCCCCTAGTTTGATGCTCTGCCACGAAAGCAGCAGGTTCTTTGTTGCCTTCCAAAATGTACTTGCGAGCAAGGTCGTTTGTGGATTCCACCACTTCGAACTTCTGTATTCTCATGGTGAGCACCCCCTTTGACACATTATAACAGTGTTAAACTGAAAGTGGAGGTGAAGGTAACCATGATGGAATGGTCCTTAAGTGAACTTTATCCCTCTTTTGATTCTCCTGAGTTTCAAGGGGATTTGAAGGAGCTGGAAAATCGTGTTAAAGAGTTTAACGACTGGTCCCAAGGAGCCTTAAAGGATTACACTGCTCCCGTTTCTAAAGCAGAAGCAGGCATTAAACATACCATGGCTATTGCTGAGCTTTATGAGAAACTGGGCGCTTTTGCGCAGCTGACCATTAGTGTGGAGGCCTATAACGAGCAGGCAGCGAAGGCAGCCGATCGTGTGCACACCGTAGTAGCCGATATGGCTCTGGGTGACACAAGGTTTAAGAAGTGGCTGGCGGGTTTGGGAAACCTTGATGAGGTTATTGGAAAATCCGAATTACTTAAAGAGCATGAGTATTTCATAAAGGATTCCGTGCGTTATGCTCGTAGGTTGCTAAGCGAGCAAGAGGAAGAGCTCATAAACAAACTGCAAAGCACGGGCAGTCTGGCTTGGTCAAGGTTGCAGGGTAACCTCACAGCTAAGCTGCTTGTGGACATGAAGAAGGATGGCAAAGAAGAGAAACTTCCGCTCACGGTTGTGCGCAACATGGCCTACCACGAAGACAGGAACGTGCGCATGGCAGCTTACGAAGCTGAGCTAAAGGCCTATGAAAAAATCGATGAGGCGGTTGCATCCAGCCTAAACGGTATCAAGGGGGAGTTTTTGACCATATCCAAGAAGCGTGGTTACAAGGATCCGCTAGAAGCCACACTGGAAACGGCAAAGATGGATAGGGCGATTTTTGATACTCTCATGGATGTCATGAATGAGAGTTTGCCTGTATTCCGTAGGTACCTAAAAATCAAGGCAGAAATTCTCGGACATGGTGATCGTCTGCCTTGGTATG
The genomic region above belongs to Coprothermobacter proteolyticus DSM 5265 and contains:
- a CDS encoding nitroreductase family protein, whose amino-acid sequence is MENYMENIYDLIKQRRSVRNFKPDSVDDAVLKRILEAALWAPSAGNTQARMFYLVKNPELKKAVASACFDQDHVELAPVIVVACTDVEAMRALYGKRGTTLYGICDVSAAVENLLLAAWSEGLGSCWVGNFSEQELQKALKIPKRFLPVAVVPLGYPAEIPPSPARKSFDESVVIL
- a CDS encoding nitroreductase family protein gives rise to the protein MNFEELSQLIKSRRSVRNWQDKDVPDEVLKQALELATYAPSGMNYQGWKFVVVKNKDMINAIADAVRSRAQKVASWEETARHMENPQAMVERAGFFRKAPVLIAVYSQIYPSSRDQIYLERMAHDEEAALMKSWLDLANPSIQSVASGIAYLLLALLAQGLGSVWMTGPMQAKGDIEQLLGKPEGFDLVALIATGYHDETPRPKTMKSFDEVVQFVE
- a CDS encoding lipoate--protein ligase family protein, whose product is MKATVIFDTCREGSLNMALDSLLLQQLREEEQVFLRFYTWCPATVSIGLFQKWQQQQQHSPYPVVRRPTGGKAVLHLLDVSYSFVGPLSGFGNSVLETYFLVSQGLIKGLELLGIPAEFLPAPLPTKEDPSSCFVHLSGHEVGVAGKKLIGSAQARKPWGFLQHGSIMVEPIYHEMAELFSIEESEIRAHAIALRELLPDITIGVLENALREGFEDALDLHFTQAEFSSKELSQAASFSGKYAVCS
- a CDS encoding cyclase family protein, yielding MQLEAKSIIDLTQTISENLQVYPGDPPVEVHTVSTLEDGFVLERVCMSSHGGTHLDAPWHVLKGGADVSSIALERLILPCVYVDMSALSKKEDRLAKLTGRFTDLKDKALLLSTNEKLSANITPEEVEVLITGGVKLLGVDAMSVEHSDDLVVHRQLLSSGVLIVEGLANLHMLNEKQEYFLVVAPLKLEGCSGAPVRAFAITL
- the sfsA gene encoding DNA/RNA nuclease SfsA, which codes for MKFPPLLFGTVVERQKRFKLLVDFDDHLDWAYLPNPGRLRELIYPGAPVWLKPVHSAKRKLAYEAVLGYDSVLVCLYAALANKLFLESLDLLGLGGNVQVLKEVSLGHSRLDFSVDGRLVEVKSVTLVQDGLGLFPDAPTKRGTKHLYELADKGEGLVVFVVQRCDAEAVTFHSAMDEDFASAMKWAKKKGVSFKAVNCIVTKEEIRPWREIPVLFPQD
- a CDS encoding N-glycosylase/DNA lyase, with translation MARNSSALPARLEIANSLEELVSLVKDEAKDLVSQRIAQFKNFPRHDVSNLFSELSFCVLTANWSAQGGMRAQELIGEGFLTMPPEDLEDALRSVGHRFAYQRARFILENRQRAHLLPLIVNGNLPSPEARSMLVKNFKGIGWKEASHFLRNVGLLDVAILDKHILRLMHHYKLIEDMPKGWTRARYEAHEQLLIPIVQKLHMDLGEMDLYLWYAVKNTVDK
- a CDS encoding flavin reductase family protein, which produces MKEFLTTREDYHLLHPRQVIILVVGSFERANMMPLGWHTILSRNPFLVGLAISPKRFSHSMLMDFPFATINLVDKSFEELVENTGKCSGKNVDKFEQFHVNKVLAENGSAYIEGIPAYLEATRKGYFETGDHTLFVLEITKSVLKRPFCPLFQIAGDQYQQFLVE
- a CDS encoding transketolase, with protein sequence MQNDFKYWEKMKDISFELMDIMLNYRQSGHPGGSHSKTQMLLALMFGGKMRYDIRRPEYRFSDRFILAAGHTIPMVDAVLAMIGDAFRLRFTDTGDQRFFIAPEKIVLPEDLLHFRHRGGLPGHAEFGGKTMFLKFNTGPSAHGLPASVGEALALKKAGLSEFKVFAIEGEGALTAGGSHEAKNGAWGYGLGNLYWLVDWNDFGIDDRRTSSVVFGGPDEWFASHGWRVFGTLEGHDWNNIWKVFVDALDHPDELLPTAMYFKTRKGYGYGVYDNKSHGTPIKKNAPLFWEIRKGFMEKYGVEYDGFGKPAPEDREEELKQFKNNIDIALSVLRNDRELVEYITDRLTEIGESLPKAVPTFKLDVNPYKDPDIYDYTKYPEEMFAKPGEKVPNRAALIKWGSYVNAAIGRKYNRPLIIATSADLTESTNLHGFGQGWGDNPGWGWYDRSTNIDGAILPSEITEFMNSGLAAGMVTVNMAENPYEEFNGYWVIMSTYGSFAYLKYGPMRLLSQLAQDCPLKVGKVIWVLGHSGPETAEDSRTHFGVFAPGVSQLFPKGKIINLYPWEHNEVPVVLGEALSKDVPIVALHLTRPPITIPDRKALGIAHYFEAAKGAYLINDFDPARPKQGTVIVRGTSTTANLVSILPEIRKAFNVKIIAAISRELFDMQPEHYRMQILPPTDWADSMVITNEALSLMQPWLFSKLNEEYSLSSDWDNNWRTGGTVEEVIEEAHLDPQSIFHGIERFVNDREKRLARLKELGW